The following coding sequences lie in one Flagellimonas eckloniae genomic window:
- a CDS encoding AAA family ATPase: MEENTTIDISAVNEKIAKESAFIDLLILEMNKSIVGQKHMVERLLIGLLGQGHILLEGVPGLAKTLAINTLAKAVKGAFSRIQFTPDLLPADVVGTMIYNMKENDFSIKKGPIFANFVLADEINRAPAKVQSALLEAMQEKQVTIGDETFKLDAPFLVMATQNPVEQEGTYPLPEAQVDRFMLKTVIDYPKLNEEQLIMRQNLSGSNEPIKPVVTLKQILSAQQAVREVYMDEKIEKYILDLVFATRYPEKYNLENLKPLISFGASPRGSINLANASKCYAFIKRRGYVVPEDVRAVVHDVLRHRIGITYEAEAENITSEEIINKIVNEVEVP; the protein is encoded by the coding sequence ATGGAAGAAAACACTACTATTGATATTAGTGCTGTGAATGAGAAAATTGCCAAGGAAAGTGCGTTCATTGATTTACTTATACTGGAAATGAACAAGTCCATTGTTGGTCAAAAACACATGGTGGAAAGACTCCTTATTGGATTATTGGGCCAGGGTCATATCTTATTGGAAGGTGTTCCAGGACTTGCAAAAACTTTGGCCATAAACACTCTTGCAAAAGCCGTTAAAGGAGCTTTTAGCAGGATTCAATTTACTCCAGACCTTTTACCTGCGGATGTTGTTGGTACAATGATTTATAACATGAAGGAAAATGATTTTTCCATTAAAAAAGGTCCCATTTTTGCCAATTTTGTTTTGGCAGATGAAATAAACAGGGCTCCCGCAAAAGTGCAATCGGCCTTGCTTGAGGCTATGCAGGAGAAACAGGTGACCATTGGAGATGAAACTTTTAAGTTGGATGCTCCCTTTCTGGTAATGGCTACCCAAAATCCGGTTGAACAAGAAGGAACATACCCTTTACCAGAAGCGCAAGTGGATCGTTTTATGCTAAAAACAGTCATTGACTATCCAAAACTCAATGAGGAACAGCTCATTATGCGCCAGAACCTAAGTGGATCAAATGAGCCTATAAAACCCGTGGTGACCTTAAAACAAATTTTAAGTGCGCAACAAGCGGTGCGTGAGGTCTACATGGATGAAAAAATAGAAAAGTACATTTTGGATTTGGTGTTTGCCACACGATATCCAGAAAAATATAACCTTGAAAACCTAAAGCCCCTAATCAGTTTTGGCGCTTCCCCAAGAGGGAGTATCAATTTGGCCAATGCCTCCAAATGCTACGCATTTATCAAAAGAAGAGGTTATGTTGTTCCTGAAGATGTTAGGGCCGTAGTTCACGATGTGCTTAGACATCGTATAGGAATAACGTATGAAGCCGAAGCCGAAAACATCACATCTGAAGAAATCATAAACAAGATTGTCAACGAGGTAGAAGTACCATAG
- a CDS encoding carbohydrate kinase family protein, which translates to MKKVFCVGELLIDFVAEKQGNDLSKATEFSKKAGGAPANVACAISKLGGKGVFVGSVGKDPFGSFLLNVLKKEGVDISLAQVSDTFTTLAFVSLAEDGERDFVFSRGADKELIYDPALKKNFHGNILHLGAATALLGGSLEKAYAKYLFDGLIKEMFISFDPNFRGDLWKDNEQEFIKKCMPFIEKSHLCKFSLEEAQLLSGKTDMYEACDILHEIGAEIITITLGKEGTLVSSENFKKIVPSIIVKPVDTTGAGDAFIGCLLYQIANLDSFNQVFEDNNLLLSMVQKANKAGAITTTNYGAIIALPTKAQLEG; encoded by the coding sequence ATGAAGAAAGTATTTTGTGTAGGAGAATTACTTATAGATTTTGTTGCTGAAAAACAGGGCAATGACCTTTCCAAGGCAACTGAGTTTAGCAAAAAAGCTGGCGGTGCCCCTGCAAACGTGGCCTGCGCAATATCCAAACTAGGAGGAAAGGGAGTTTTTGTTGGAAGTGTGGGGAAAGATCCTTTCGGTAGTTTTTTGCTCAATGTCCTTAAAAAGGAAGGGGTAGATATTTCTCTAGCACAAGTATCCGATACGTTCACTACCCTTGCCTTTGTTTCTTTGGCCGAAGACGGGGAGCGTGATTTCGTTTTTAGTAGGGGAGCGGATAAAGAATTGATTTACGACCCTGCTCTTAAGAAGAATTTTCATGGCAATATACTACATCTTGGTGCTGCCACAGCCCTACTTGGTGGTTCCTTGGAAAAAGCCTATGCCAAATATTTGTTTGATGGGCTCATTAAGGAAATGTTCATAAGCTTTGACCCAAATTTTAGAGGTGATCTTTGGAAGGATAATGAACAAGAGTTCATTAAAAAGTGCATGCCATTTATTGAAAAATCGCATTTATGTAAATTTAGTCTGGAAGAAGCACAGCTACTATCTGGTAAAACTGATATGTATGAAGCTTGTGATATTTTACACGAAATTGGTGCAGAGATTATAACCATTACTCTTGGTAAAGAAGGCACATTGGTTAGCTCAGAAAATTTCAAAAAAATAGTCCCAAGTATAATTGTCAAACCTGTTGATACCACAGGTGCTGGAGATGCCTTTATTGGTTGTTTGCTATATCAAATTGCAAATCTGGATAGTTTTAACCAAGTTTTTGAAGACAATAACCTATTATTGAGTATGGTGCAAAAAGCCAACAAAGCTGGAGCTATCACCACTACTAATTATGGCGCCATTATAGCGTTGCCTACAAAAGCACAGCTAGAAGGTTAG
- a CDS encoding BatD family protein: MQVEILKPEAKHLASLLKRVVLFCLLISPLVGFSQNESKVSSEIDTTAIKIGEQIQYKITVETDSLNVVHFPEGQTFSPLETVEAIMMDTVKNKNKVILQKVYALTQFDSGAYTIPSQRIAINEQPFFTDSFQVKVADVVVDTTKQKMFDIKPLIEVEKSYAKIWKILLWIVIGLIIIGGLVYWFFLRKKPLTEEEKVALLPPYDRALLELKKLENSKYLIQDEYKKYYSELTDIVRSYLEEDVHVSALESTTGQLIAKLEMLKDAGELKLDDETLTQFQNILQTADLVKFAKSKPSTSIAEQDRKLVEQIVVKTHDALPEPTEEELLQTEEYLEELAKKKQRKKIYWAAAIFVGVLFLGTGLSIAYYGFKEVRDSVFGHPTKELLEGEWISSSYGYPPIEIETPDVLIRQEVDLPAETQELIKELQTFSYGSYVGVFSVATSSVTYKEETDPNFDAAITNTLGAFESLGVKNIITKQEEFATKSGVKGLKTYGTGNLKSPVSNESKKAKYAILSFGGKGFMQQIVITWEDGDDYAEKIVSRILSTLDVKTQT, encoded by the coding sequence ATGCAAGTTGAAATTTTAAAGCCAGAAGCTAAACATCTTGCTTCGCTGTTGAAGCGAGTGGTCTTGTTTTGTCTTTTGATTTCACCTCTTGTGGGATTTTCACAAAACGAATCAAAGGTTTCTTCAGAAATTGATACTACGGCAATTAAAATTGGGGAGCAAATTCAATACAAAATCACAGTAGAAACAGACTCCCTGAATGTTGTTCATTTTCCCGAAGGCCAAACATTTTCACCATTGGAAACTGTTGAGGCCATAATGATGGATACGGTTAAAAATAAAAATAAGGTAATCCTTCAAAAAGTTTATGCACTTACTCAATTTGATAGCGGCGCCTATACCATTCCCTCGCAACGAATAGCTATAAACGAACAACCTTTTTTCACAGACTCCTTTCAAGTAAAAGTTGCAGATGTTGTAGTTGATACCACCAAACAAAAGATGTTTGACATAAAACCTTTGATTGAAGTTGAAAAAAGCTATGCCAAGATTTGGAAAATTTTACTTTGGATAGTAATCGGTCTAATAATTATTGGAGGACTGGTCTACTGGTTCTTCTTACGAAAAAAACCGTTGACAGAGGAAGAAAAGGTGGCATTGTTGCCTCCCTATGATCGTGCACTTCTGGAGCTAAAAAAGTTGGAAAATTCCAAATATCTAATTCAGGACGAGTACAAAAAATATTACTCTGAGCTTACAGATATTGTACGATCTTATTTGGAAGAAGACGTTCATGTTTCTGCTTTGGAAAGCACAACAGGGCAATTGATTGCCAAACTTGAAATGCTCAAAGATGCTGGAGAATTGAAACTTGATGACGAAACCTTAACTCAGTTTCAGAACATATTGCAGACTGCGGATTTAGTCAAATTTGCAAAGTCCAAACCATCAACCTCAATTGCGGAACAGGACAGAAAATTAGTGGAGCAAATTGTAGTAAAGACACATGACGCCTTGCCGGAACCCACCGAGGAAGAACTGCTTCAAACCGAAGAATATTTAGAGGAACTTGCCAAGAAAAAACAGCGTAAAAAAATCTATTGGGCAGCCGCTATTTTTGTGGGAGTTTTATTTTTAGGAACAGGATTGTCAATTGCATACTATGGCTTCAAAGAAGTTAGGGATTCCGTTTTTGGACATCCCACCAAAGAACTTTTGGAAGGCGAATGGATTTCTAGTTCATATGGCTATCCCCCAATAGAAATAGAGACTCCAGATGTGCTGATTCGCCAGGAAGTGGATTTACCAGCAGAAACCCAAGAATTGATTAAAGAACTACAAACTTTCTCCTATGGAAGTTATGTAGGGGTGTTTTCTGTTGCTACCAGTTCGGTGACCTATAAAGAAGAGACCGATCCAAACTTTGATGCTGCAATTACGAATACCTTGGGCGCATTTGAAAGTTTAGGTGTAAAAAATATTATTACCAAACAAGAGGAGTTCGCTACAAAATCTGGTGTAAAAGGGTTAAAAACATACGGCACAGGGAATTTAAAGAGTCCTGTGAGCAATGAATCCAAAAAAGCAAAGTACGCCATCCTATCTTTTGGAGGAAAAGGTTTTATGCAACAAATAGTGATCACTTGGGAAGATGGTGATGATTATGCCGAAAAAATAGTGAGTAGAATATTGAGCACCTTAGACGTAAAAACCCAGACCTAA
- a CDS encoding DUF58 domain-containing protein has translation MDTKELLKKVRKIEIKTRRLSDHIFGGEYHSTFKGRGMTFSEVRQYQFGDDVRSIDWNVTARYNEPYIKVFEEERELTMMLMVDVSGSELFGTTNQFKKEVITEISATLAFSALQNNDKVGVILFSDEVELFIPPKKGKSHVLRIIRELLEFSPKSRETNIAEALKFLTNVMKKKAIVFMLSDFIADDYDNTLKIVGNKHDVTGIRVFDEREESIPNLGMVQMQDAETGTLQLINTRSKKVRSAYGQFHKDKVEYFSDSFTKSGCGVIHCRVDESYVKKLLGYFKRRG, from the coding sequence ATGGATACAAAAGAACTACTTAAAAAAGTACGGAAAATTGAAATAAAGACAAGGCGTCTTTCCGACCATATTTTTGGTGGGGAATATCATTCTACCTTTAAAGGTAGAGGTATGACCTTTAGCGAAGTGCGTCAATATCAATTTGGCGATGATGTTAGAAGTATTGACTGGAATGTAACTGCTCGTTATAATGAACCCTACATAAAGGTTTTTGAGGAAGAACGGGAACTGACAATGATGTTGATGGTTGATGTAAGTGGCTCCGAACTTTTTGGAACCACCAACCAGTTCAAGAAAGAAGTAATTACTGAAATCTCCGCAACCCTGGCTTTCTCCGCTTTACAGAACAATGATAAAGTTGGCGTAATCCTTTTTTCTGATGAGGTTGAGTTATTTATTCCGCCCAAAAAAGGAAAAAGTCATGTCCTGCGTATCATTCGGGAACTATTGGAATTTTCACCCAAAAGTCGCGAGACCAATATCGCAGAGGCCTTAAAGTTCCTAACCAATGTGATGAAGAAAAAAGCCATTGTCTTTATGCTGTCAGATTTCATTGCCGATGATTATGACAACACGCTTAAAATTGTTGGCAACAAACACGATGTGACTGGTATAAGGGTTTTTGACGAACGTGAAGAATCCATTCCAAATTTGGGGATGGTACAAATGCAGGATGCTGAAACAGGAACATTACAATTGATAAATACACGGTCAAAAAAAGTACGTAGTGCGTATGGGCAATTTCACAAGGACAAGGTGGAATACTTTTCAGATTCATTTACCAAATCTGGTTGTGGAGTTATTCATTGCCGAGTAGATGAAAGCTACGTGAAAAAATTGTTGGGTTACTTTAAACGAAGAGGATAA
- a CDS encoding ATP-binding protein, translating to MINKRLLVKNLLAHNDENSFYDKKRFIAIGEKEGKAKFLKHVCALANSNPKNNSFIVIGVEDEDNRIVGVDFFDDSKIQNLVNAYLDNPPIISYENIPFPHLPEGKVVGLVTIKSNGKVCALRKNIWKYYGGAVFFREGSISLPKAFDIELKDINSKAVATIEQHARNNIELTLDAVMNFINNRHADLTSNYKVFKEQFVVCWAGNKKKVNNKTYYSRVDIELINEQVKLFYSALDEITITYDEHSFSTLEYVQLGLGSQQNYFPLEQMIITFSDNGKYTINSELLFEPPQYDKKTLHHVFNTNNSLLQKLEKGISLTKADQTDLTHLPATYLICYLNGFEEAKEQMEHARPLLKAANERIYGSLKESLRILRKVRYN from the coding sequence ATGATTAATAAACGCCTGCTGGTAAAAAACCTTTTAGCGCATAATGATGAGAATAGTTTTTATGACAAAAAGAGGTTCATAGCCATTGGCGAGAAAGAAGGAAAGGCAAAGTTTCTAAAACATGTTTGCGCTTTGGCAAACAGTAATCCCAAGAACAACTCTTTTATTGTTATTGGTGTTGAGGATGAAGACAATAGAATAGTCGGTGTCGATTTCTTTGACGATAGCAAGATTCAGAACTTGGTGAATGCCTATTTGGACAACCCACCGATTATTTCTTACGAAAACATTCCATTTCCGCATTTACCTGAAGGTAAGGTAGTGGGTTTGGTTACCATAAAATCAAATGGAAAAGTTTGTGCGCTCAGAAAAAATATATGGAAATATTATGGGGGAGCGGTATTCTTTCGTGAGGGTAGTATTAGCCTTCCCAAGGCTTTTGATATTGAGCTAAAGGACATTAATTCCAAAGCGGTTGCTACGATAGAACAGCATGCCCGAAATAATATTGAATTGACCTTGGATGCGGTCATGAACTTCATCAACAATAGACATGCAGATTTAACTAGTAATTATAAAGTGTTCAAAGAACAGTTTGTGGTCTGTTGGGCCGGAAACAAGAAAAAAGTAAACAACAAGACCTATTATTCTAGGGTGGATATCGAATTGATCAATGAGCAAGTAAAACTATTTTATTCCGCGTTGGACGAAATTACAATTACCTATGACGAACATTCATTTAGCACCTTGGAATATGTACAGCTTGGATTGGGCTCACAACAAAATTATTTTCCATTGGAACAAATGATCATTACATTTTCTGATAATGGAAAATACACTATAAATAGTGAGTTACTTTTTGAACCACCTCAGTACGATAAAAAAACGTTGCACCACGTATTCAATACCAATAACTCCCTTTTACAAAAACTGGAAAAGGGAATTTCATTGACAAAAGCCGATCAAACTGATTTAACGCATTTGCCCGCAACGTATCTTATATGTTATTTAAATGGATTTGAAGAAGCAAAAGAACAGATGGAACATGCCCGGCCATTGTTGAAAGCAGCAAATGAAAGAATTTATGGTTCGCTCAAGGAATCCTTGCGAATCCTTAGAAAAGTAAGGTATAATTAG
- a CDS encoding SDR family NAD(P)-dependent oxidoreductase translates to MQDKKTALITGATSGIGKATAELLGNNGFNLIISGRRQERLDELQEELSKITKVHTLNFDVRDKNVVLNAIDNLPDSFSQIDVLINNAGNAHGLDTIDQGSLEDWDAMMDINVKGLLYVSKAIIPQMVERQSGHIINIGSTAGKEVYPKGNVYCASKHAVDAINKGMRIDLNAHGIRVGAVNPGLVETEFSEVRFKGDSDKANKVYDGFQPLKPEDIADIIHFAITRPYHVNIADLVVMPTAQASSTIVKRQL, encoded by the coding sequence ATGCAAGATAAGAAAACGGCATTGATTACGGGGGCAACCAGTGGAATAGGAAAAGCTACTGCAGAGCTACTGGGGAACAATGGATTTAATTTAATTATTTCTGGACGAAGACAGGAAAGACTTGATGAGCTTCAAGAAGAACTTTCCAAGATTACTAAAGTGCATACATTGAATTTTGATGTGCGGGACAAAAATGTTGTTTTGAACGCTATTGACAACCTACCCGATTCTTTTTCCCAAATTGATGTTTTGATCAATAACGCCGGTAACGCTCATGGTTTGGACACCATTGACCAAGGTAGTTTGGAAGATTGGGATGCCATGATGGATATCAATGTAAAAGGACTGCTTTACGTTTCAAAGGCAATTATTCCTCAAATGGTGGAACGCCAATCGGGGCATATCATAAATATTGGGTCCACAGCTGGGAAGGAAGTGTACCCCAAAGGTAATGTGTATTGTGCAAGCAAGCATGCTGTGGATGCTATTAATAAAGGAATGCGGATAGATTTAAACGCACATGGAATCCGAGTTGGGGCGGTAAACCCAGGATTGGTTGAAACTGAGTTTAGTGAGGTACGCTTTAAGGGAGATTCCGATAAAGCCAATAAGGTATATGATGGATTTCAACCCTTAAAACCTGAAGATATTGCTGATATCATTCATTTTGCAATTACAAGACCCTATCATGTGAACATTGCTGATTTGGTGGTAATGCCAACCGCTCAGGCAAGCAGCACTATTGTGAAAAGACAACTATGA